A stretch of Aedes aegypti strain LVP_AGWG chromosome 2, AaegL5.0 Primary Assembly, whole genome shotgun sequence DNA encodes these proteins:
- the LOC5572060 gene encoding uncharacterized protein LOC5572060 translates to MKTLGRLWVITLIIVAMIANDSIGLSHNDTATEMMSSESDLHQRSKRSLMFPYNAAQGIIVAIALPLGIPDRNIFLSYNFEGNYNNPIQSNVFTEGFFNVIIGDLGIPLNSPAIFIHRSLDGDSEVVETPTTTEQIEGETISSQPTQHPEELINAFANRSPNFTRKKAYRAIERHLKRTGLDGKKCLLRAICEAAEMPLGEHNGIIGDVMHILLSPSSSADEGLPPEFYKAEQLGEQGQCQKYRKRCDKSVLDEISFML, encoded by the exons ATGAAGACATTAGGAAGATTGTGGGTCATCACGTTGATAATCGTGGCCATGATCGCAAACGATTCCATCGGATTGAGCCATAACGATACCGCCACGGAGATGATGTCCAGTGAGTCGGATCTTCATCAACGATCCAAACGGTCGCTAATGTTCCCCTACAATGCTGCCCAGGGT ATCATTGTGGCGATCGCACTTCCGCTTGGCATCCCAGACAGGAACATCTTCTTGTCCTacaatttcgaaggaaactacAACAACCCAATTCAATCCAACGTTTTCACCGAGGGATTCTTCAACGTG ATCATCGGAGATCTGGGAATACCGCTCAATTCCCCAGCAATCTTCATCCATCGTTCCTTGGATGGTGACTCGGAAGTGGTCGAAACTCCTACGACCACCGAGCAAATCGAAGGCGAAACCATTTCAAGTCAACCGACGCAACATCCGGAAGAGCTGATTAACGCGTTTGCTAACCGTTCGCCGAATTTCACTCGCAAGAAAGCTTATCGGGCGATTGAACGTCATTTGAAAAG AACCGGTCTGGATGGTAAAAAGTGTCTCCTAAGGGCTATTTGTGAAGCGGCCGAAATGCCATTGGGAGAGCACAATGGCATTATTGGTGATGTTATGCACATTCTGTTGAG TCCATCCTCCTCGGCTGACGAGGGTCTACCACCAGAGTTCTACAAGGCGGAGCAGCTCGGCGAACAGGGTCAATGTCAGAAATATCGCAAGCGATGCGATAAGAGCGTCTTGGATGAGATAAGTTTTATGTTGTAG